The following proteins come from a genomic window of Macadamia integrifolia cultivar HAES 741 chromosome 14, SCU_Mint_v3, whole genome shotgun sequence:
- the LOC122062158 gene encoding subtilisin-like protease SBT4.9, producing the protein MGALPRAEDEYFSIESVHLCILEQVLDRSSARESLVCSYKNSFDGFAAKLTEQEQRKLRGMEGVVSVFPSRTLKLHTTRSWDFLGFPSTVRRMPTIESDIIIGMIDTGIWPESESLSNMGIGPPPSKWKGICQNITCNK; encoded by the exons ATGGGTGCACTACCTAGGGCTGAGGATGAGTACTTCTCCATAGAATCTGTCCATTTGTGCATCTTAGAACAAGTCCTTGATAGAAG CTCAGCAAGAGAATCCTTAGTTTGCAGCTATAAAAATAGTTTCGATGGATTTGCAGCTAAACTCACAGAACAAGAGCAAAGAAAACTAAGAG GCATGGAAGGTGTAGTCTCGGTATTTCCAAGTAGAACCCTTAAACTTCATACAACAAGATCATGGGATTTCTTGGGTTTCCCAAGCACTGTAAGAAGAATGCCTACCATTGAGAGTGATATCATTATTGGCATGATTGACACTGGAATTTGGCCTGAATCTGAGAGCTTAAGTAATATGGGGATCGGTCCTCCTCCTAGCAAATGGAAGGGTATTTGCCAAAACATCACCTGTAACAAATAA
- the LOC122061907 gene encoding subtilisin-like protease SBT4.12, producing MPRPNHSSSMANLCSLISSHSWLITLLIVSSASLNGVHVIADNEKKVYIVYMGALSKAEDGYSTETVHLNILEQVLERSPARESLVCSYKNSFNAFAAKLTEQEQRKLGGMEGVVSVFPCRTLKLHTTRSWDFLGFPSTVRRMPTIENDIIIGMIDSGIWPESESFNDNGIGPPPGKWKGICQNITCNNKIIGARFYNAENKYPKVEEKSSRDTIGHGTHTASTVAGVEVKNSSLFGLAEGTVRGAVPSTRIAIYKASWNFSCTDHDLLAAVDDAIEDGVDILSVSIGDSVARVFMEEPIAIGALHAMEKGILTSTSAGNCGPKMVTITNLAPWMLTVAASNTDRRIISNVATGNQITMEGHAINTFPTEKKASPIIYAGDHAAHNFSSKEASACRPGSLDKYLVKGKIVLCDELSDGSEPFLADAQGMVIIDNTEQNDSSSSYPLPATAISIADGEQLKLYLNTARIPVAKIYKSEAIYDPKAPHVISFSSRGPNTLSPDILKPDLSAPGVDILAAWSPKGKVSGYQGDKHSVMYNIISGTSMACPHATSAAAYVKTFHPSWSPAAIKSALMTTASPINASYHEEAELAYGAGQIDPLKAVNPGLVYDTSKADYIQGLCNLGYNPDYIKIIAGGNVTCAKQNGTDALLNYPSMGASVTIGVPIDRYFPRTVTNVGLPNSTYKATIGPQKLLNVTVIPNVLSFKSLNEKQNFTVHVTGPGIDQDSIISTWLLWSDGDT from the exons ATGCCAAGGCCTAATCACTCATCTTCAATGGCTAACTTGTGTAGTTTGATCAGCTCTCATTCATGGCTAATCACTCTCCTGATTGTCTCCTCGGCCTCTCTCAATGGTGTTCATGTCATTGCTGATAATGAGAAGAAG GTTTACATTGTATATATGGGTGCACTATCAAAGGCTGAGGATGGCTACTCCACAGAAACTGTCCATTTGAATATCTTAGAACAAGTCCTTGAGAGAAG CCCAGCTAGAGAATCCTTAGTTTGCAGCTATAAAAATAGTTTTAATGCATTTGCAGCTAAGCTCACAGAACAAGAGCAAAGAAAGCTAGGAG GCATGGAAGGTGTAGTCTCTGTATTTCCATGTAGAACCCTTAAACTTCACACAACAAGATCATGGGATTTCTTGGGTTTTCCAAGCACTGTAAGAAGAATGCCTACCATTGAGAATGATATCATTATTGGCATGATTGACTCTGGAATCTGGCCTGAATCAGAGAGCTTCAATGATAATGGGATCGGTCCTCCGCCGGGCAAATGGAAGGGTATTTGCCAAAACATTACCTGTAACAA TAAAATTATCGGGGCACGATTTTACAATGCCGAAAATAAATACCCCAAAGTGGAAGAGAAGTCCTCCCGTGATACTATAGGACATGGAACCCACACTGCTTCTACAGTAGCAGGTGTTGAAGTTAAAAATTCAAGCCTTTTTGGCCTTGCTGAAGGGACTGTAAGAGGAGCTGTTCCCTCTACAAGGATAGCTATCTACAAGGCCAGTTGGAATTTTAGTTGCACTGACCACGATTTGCTGGCTGCAGTTGATGATGCAATTGAAGATGGTGTTGATATATTATCAGTTTCCATTGGGGATTCAGTTGCTAGAGTTTTCATGGAAGAGCCTATTGCAATTGGAGCATTGCATGCAATGGAGAAAGGGATATTGACCTCTACATCTGCAGGAAATTGTGGACCAAAAATGGTTACTATCACAAATCTTGCCCCATGGATGTTAACTGTAGCAGCAAGCAACACAGATCGTCGGATCATCAGTAATGTCGCGACGGGCAATCAGATTACCATGGAG GGACATGCAATCAACACATTCCCAACTGAGAAAAAGGCATCCCCAATTATATATGCAGGTGATCATGCTGCACATAACTTTAGCAGTAAAGAAGCAAG TGCATGTAGACCTGGCTCCTTGGATAAATATTTAGTGAAAGGGAAGATTGTCCTCTGCGATGAGTTATCTGATGGCAGCGAGCCCTTCCTTGCTGATGCTCAAGGAATGGTGATAATAGATAATACTGAGCAAAATGATTCAAGCTCTTCTTATCCTTTACCAGCAACAGCTATCAGCATTGCTGATGGTGAACAATTAAAGCTCTATTTGAATACTGCCAG AATTCCCGTGGCAAAAATCTACAAAAGTGAAGCAATTTATGATCCTAAAGCTCCACATGTGATTTCATTCTCTTCCAGAGGACCCAACACTCTTTCACCAGATATCCTCAAG CCAGACTTAAGTGCCCCGGGGGTAGATATCTTAGCGGCATGGTCTCCAAAAGGCAAAGTTTCAGGATACCAAGGTGACAAGCACTCTGTAATGTACAACATTATATCTGGAACATCCATGGCTTGCCCTCATGCAACTAGTGCTGCTGCTTATGTCAAAACATTTCATCCCTCATGGTCCCCTGCTGCAATTAAATCTGCTCTCATGACAACAG CTTCTCCCATTAATGCGTCCTATCATGAAGAGGCTGAATTGGCTTATGGTGCTGGTCAGATTGATCCACTAAAGGCTGTCAATCCAGGTCTTGTGTATGATACCTCGAAAGCTGACTATATACAAGGGTTGTGCAACTTGGGTTATAATCCGGATTATATTAAAATCATTGCCGGAGGTAATGTTACTTGTGCCAAGCAAAATGGAACCGATGCTCTTTTAAACTATCCTTCTATGGGTGCTTCAGTTACTATTGGAGTACCAATCGATAGATATTTCCCGAGGACAGTTACCAATGTTGGCTTACCAAATTCTACATACAAGGCCACAATTGGACCACAAAAACTACTAAATGTTACAGTTATTCCCAACGTTCTATCTTTCAAGTCTTTGAACGAGAAGCAGAATTTCACTGTACATGTTACGGGGCCAGGAATTGACCAAGATTCGATCATCTCTACATGGTTACTGTGGTCTGATGGGGATACATAA